Genomic DNA from Schistocerca gregaria isolate iqSchGreg1 unplaced genomic scaffold, iqSchGreg1.2 ptg000414l, whole genome shotgun sequence:
ATAGAAGGAATACCTTAACTGCGGTTTACAACCGTTAAAAATGTCAATATCTGTGCGACCGTCACACTGGGAAGGCATACATGCAACGGCAAGTGGAAGAATGAGAGCGAGGGGGCGCCGCGCGCAGCCTGAGCCCCGGCAGCGCCGTGACGGACGGCCGCGGCCCGGACCCGGACCCGGCCTGTCCCGCCCACGGCTGCCCTGCCGCTGGCGCTCCCACGCGGTGCCCCGGGAGCCAGCAGGCCGGCCGGCAgtgggcggcggccgcggcggcacAGTCTTCTGCCGCACTCTGCTCTCCTCGCCACTTGCTGCAGGACAATCTTCCTCACTTTTCTTGTTCGAGCTCAAAACAGACTCTCTACGCAATAAAACTTGTACTCATCTTGTGCTCACGCCACGCCAAAGGAGTTTACCTGATTCTTTTTCAGATACTCGCcatactgactcgtttgatgcggcacgccacgactTCCCTCCTCGAGCCATCTTCGTCATCTAACTTACTACAATGCCCTTAAATATTTGTGGCACGCCTCCGAATCTCCATTTTCCCCCTACTATTTTCGCTCTCTGCGACTTCGTCTTTCTGGATTGAATCTCTCTCATGTCCTGACACACGTCCTTTCGTGCTATCCCTTTTTATTCTCAGGGTTTTTCACACGTTCCCTCAGTCGCCGATTCTCTGAGGAACCATTTCGCACCTTAGCAGCCCGTGATGATCTTGAAAACTTCCGGTGATGACTGAAGGTAAGGGCACAGGTCGGGAAACGTCCAAGTCGACAGTCGCCGTGAGACGTGTGACAGTGGTCCGGCTGTCGCTAGGAACGTAGGGTGCGCAGCTGCTGACGTCACACGCACGGCCGCCTGCCCGCGGGGCCTGTGTGCGCTGGGCGGGGCTCCGGGCGAACCGGAACGCGGGCGGACGGCTTTTACAGCCATTCTTACaaccaaaaattaatgtaaaccggAATACTTCGGCGATCCCACAAAAAATGGGCCACACCCAATGAAACAGCAATAATTTCAATGTCTTTGAAACAACAAAATTCAATAATTTACACTGACTAAATATTTTCACCGTCAACCTCTGGATTAACAACTATTAATCGCTTCTGCAATTTCAACATACGATATCTGAGACTACATAGCAAATCACTATATCCATCACCTGTCAAAGCTAAGTATCTGCATCTATTTTATTTTTCGgcttttttaatacaaatgtttgTCACAACATCGCGTACCCCACAACTACACAGCAAAtgattacaacacaaaca
This window encodes:
- the LOC126311354 gene encoding putative uncharacterized protein ASB16-AS1; this translates as MAVKAVRPRSGSPGAPPSAHRPRGQAAVRVTKWRGEQSAAEDCAAAAAAHCRPACWLPGHRVGAPAAGQPWAGQAGSGSGPRPSVTALPGLRLRAAPPRSHSSTCRCMYAFPV